tcgaaataacaccctttaaggccaatggccttcgccaaagaagaagagttcgacctcgatcgaacgacgacgggttaacatttcgataagtttaaaataacaccttttaaggccaagagccttcgcaaagaagaagagttcgacctcgatcgaacgacgagggttaatatttcgacaagttcgaaataacaccctttaaggccaaaggccttcgccaaaaaaagaagagttcgacctcaatcgaacgacgacgggttaacatttcgataaatttgaaataacaccctttaagtccaagggccttcgccaaagaagaagagttcggccttgatcgaatgatgacgggttaacatttcgataagttcgaaataacaccctttaaggccaagggcctttgccaaaaaaagaagagttcgacctcgatcgaacgacgacaggttgaTATTTCGATAAAAGTTCGAAACCGCACCCTCGGGGCTACGAGCCATCGCCAAAGAGAATTCGAAATTTTCCTAAGGCCAAGTGCCGTCAGAAAATATAAAGGGAAAGAAAGAGCGGGATTCACCATGCGGGAATCTACCTCGCACCAAAATCGTGAAAAGCAAAAACATAGAAAAGTACAAGGCGAATAACAACGAAAAATTCTTCTTTATATAAAGTCATTGCGCAAATAGTCGCAGATTACATACGACCTGGATCGATAGTAAAAAAAAGACAGCTATCTTTTCACTCGACGTCACCATCGCCACCCTCTTCACCACCACCTCCAGGAAATTCTCCTTCGGCATCGGCACCCTCAGCCGCAATCCATACTAGTCGACCTCCCCATCCAAATTTCTCGAACTATGATTAATAAAGTCCGCTCACCGAGCTCGACCAAGAGACAACCtcgataagcggagggactaactgtatgagtCAAAATTAGATTAGAGAAATTCGACACGCGGAAACataaggccgaggtcggacaAGCCATGGTCGGATAGTCACCAATTGGCCGAGATCGGACAGACCGAGGTCGGACACTTatcaataaggccgaggtcggGCAGTGCAGTGATGAAATAACTAGTTTGCTTTGGAATACTCAAAAGGAATATTCTACCAAATATTCCCTCTAAATTGTACTTTTTTTTAGGATTTTCAATGGATACCCCATTATACATAGGAGGAGAGGACTTCCCAAAAAGGGGACTCTCTCTCGctccctctccctctctctaAAAAATATGTAAACACACCTCTCTGGAGGATCTGTGATCTCATACCTTCATCGGATCCAAAAAGGGTCCTAAGGTTCTTGCATTTGTCTATCATTCGTCTTTATCAAATGAAAGAAGATCCGTCTCACTCAAAATTGGGTgaatctttttctttatttacattttattgTCACTTAATGTTATTTAATGCATCTTTCTTTATGCTATTAAATCTGGCCATAATCACGGCCAATATTTATACTCGgctatatttttgtattcatATTACTCATTTcggatctagagttaattatctttaactaggatttaccccttcattattaattgatttgtttaaaaaggttttaatatcttttgagtcaaacagtcAAACATTTCTATAATAACATCCTCATATAATAGTCATTCATTATAAAAGTCATATTTTGTCTAGAACCgatatttatattatgttataatatatattttctataataatattttattataacaaccaaaaattattaaaacaaataaaattgttATAAAAAGATTTGACTGtagtatattattatttttttttgatattAGGCCTTTTACGGATACATGCGGATGAGGACAAAGCGCCAAGTCCTTGTCCAGACTCGAAATAGTCATACACCACTCCACCTCGGTGCCGTAACGTAACACTGTAAGGTGTGCCCCAAAACTTCTCTTAATTTGACATGAATGCACATATAGTAGGCCCCAGTGTGTTCTACTGTACTACTTTCCCCTAATccattttgcttttaaaatcagtgTCATTTTCACGTTTCACGTACTTGCCTACATATTTAGTTTTGTATCAATTCTTCATTATGGACAACTGTATGACAATGGTTGGATACACATCTCAACAATATAGCAATTTTAGTTTGATGACATCACtctttttctttccctctttCCATTTTACACCACTCGAGCATTCCATCTGTCAGTTGTTACTATTTCTGATGATACAATTATGAACAAAACAATCAGCTGCCGAGCCAGTTacacggaaaattttattttgtgtgtcaTACAACTTACACTAGTTATATAAGGTATCTTTTTTTTCTCACAATTTTATGGACCCAAAAGTATAGATTATATCCACAAATAtgtgaaataaaagaaaacctCACATAACTAATGTCAGTTGTACAATAACATAATAAAACTTTTCCAAGTACACTAATTAACCGAACTCTTTTGTCTTGTAATCTATTCTAAGCTGCGCCATCAACTGTGAAGTGGTCAAACGGTTAAGATCCACGTGCGCAGCCACAGTGAAGCGGCCAGACGGCCTGTTTGCTTTTCCCTTCATGTCAAAGCCGTTTGCTGAAATCTAATTTTAGCCCCAATCATACACGTGTCCCCTTTTTCCTCGCGCGATTCTTCCAGAGAGCTACTCTGAACAACTAGGCCACTGAGGATCTTAAGCTATACTCAGATATTTTTCTAATGAAATGCCATGTTAATAATAACAAGTAACATCCACCAACTTTTAGTGATACCAAGATCCATCATTTCCATGAGGGCAAAGAAGAATTGatcataaaaatatataaatattctTCTAGCAGGCACAATATATACCAACCTGTAATCTATACATCATTGATTTCTACGTATATCATCTTGTTACTTGTGTTTATCTTCTTTGCTCCTGTTTTCTTACTGCTGCTAGTAAATTAACATAAAAGGATTCATTAAAACATCCTATACATGCATAACAAATAGCGGTATCATACTCCTATACTTTCTCCTAGCTACCTAATTATGCACATGCTTGTATGTATAGTTGAGGTATATATGTGACAGGGCTTATTGTTTTGCTGTGTATTAAAAAGGGGCACGATGAGGGATGCCTTTCCTCCGGCTTGAATTCCTGTGGTTGTAGATAGGCGGCGTATCAGGAGACATATTGTAGATGTGGAATGCTTCTTCATCTCCAGAATTAGAACCAAACGATTTGTCCGTCTCAAGGGGATCGGAATATGCAATATGTCCCTCAATATTCAGATGACGAAACCCAAATACTCTGCGTTGCCTCTTCTTAGGGGTCGATGATTCATCGGATTCAAAGCCTTGATTTGGCTTCACCTTCGCTGTAAATGTCAACTCTTCATCACCTCGCTTTATACCATTCAGCTGCTCCAACCCAAAATCGCATTAAAATTAGTTATTATTAGTAATACTGACACACTCTAGCCCAACAAAATTTATACAGGTGAGCTACGAACGAGACAAGATGAATACATCCCGCCATACTAATTGCCCCACTAGTAAAATATATAATAGGAAGAGAGTAAAATCGTTCTTAATTAACCAAAATGTTTCCATATATAACCAATTTAGAACAAAACTGAATATGGAAATCTTGACCAAGCGTCATCTTGGATGAGCTAGGGAGCATGCTGTAACATTTACACTATTAAGTTTGGGGTCATATGAAACAGGGAAAACAGAAACCATAACTGCTTCCAATTTTCCAGTTTCCAGGTTAATGTCAAAttgaatcagctataaccaaaacTGTCCATATATAAACATCTACGAAATGCAACAGCAAGTATAGAACATCTACGAGACAAAAGATTTTACCTTGCAGCCGAGGGAGCAGAATCTGAATGAGTCAAGTAGGCTGCGGCCACAGATTTCACAAGTATTGGTTACACCTTTTCCTGGTCTGGGCTGCGGCCGCTCATTGAGAAACACAATCTTGGCGCTATTAATAATGTATGTCTGAATGCATGAAATGTCAATGTATCTCTGAATTTCATTCACCCTCACCACATTATGGTAAGACGATCTCCTTAtctacaccaaaaaaaaaaagcattaaACATTAATACGGAGTAGTAATTAACTTAACAGCAAAGCATCGGTCAGTAATTACTGACTTGAACAAGGCGATGGTCTTTGTGATTGCCCAAGCAGTAAGAGCAGAGAGCAGTTCCCATGCAGTCCAAGCAATACATATTGCATTCACTCTTATTTGAATCCTCATGAACTGGACAAGTATGGAAGTAGTTAGACTTGAGCAGCGGCTTCAACCATGGCGGTCCAAAATCGTCATTCCTCATTCCAACCACTTCACTCACCTATTGGAAACTCAAACAGAACTTATTAGTACAAATATATGAGTATCAATTTGAGATAAGAGAGAACCCAAATGCACTAGAACAAGCTAAAACTATTCCGTACCAGTACAAATATTGGTTGTAGcaaaccaaaaaaacaaaagaaatacacAGATTAGAGATACTAGTCACATAAAAAATTTGCATATCCACACTGTTTTCAGTGTGAGCCGTGGCGAAGCGACATGGTCACAAGggttcgtcgaaaaattacaatatgtatataggtaaaatattatattttagaggtatataacacatattgaacactTTTTGTTAGGAAATTTTTTACGCTTACTTCAAATTTGAATACCTTTGAAAAAATTCCTAGCTTCGCGAGGCTGAAAAATCAAAGTCAATTACCATGATAATTTGATAATAATGTTATAGTTGGTGCCTTGGGGGTAATTGTAGCTTCAATTAGTCAAAGGAAAATTGGTTTGAGGGACGAGAAGCAAAGTTAGATTAATACTTAACTAGTTTCAAGAAGAAGTAAAAAAGAAAGAGAGGAGAGGATTAGGAAACAACCTTGAGCGAGCAAGAGATGGATAAGAGTTGGGCGCAGAGAGCTAAAGGAAGAACAAAAACGTCTCAGCGGTTAATTAAGGGGAAATGAAAGGTAGAGACGGTGGTGACTGGTGAAGGAAGAGGGAAAGACTAGAAGGAAAGCGACTGAAAGACATTTGTAAGGCGGTCACAAATTAGAAATACGCTTATTCtactattccccctatttattaAGCACCATGTAATAATTCATactaaaattaaaaaatgaaaaggatAATGATCGTCTCatatataaaaagaaagaaaagggatagTGATATCATAGCATTATCCATTGCTTCCCATAATAAATGAACAAACAAATACTAGTATGTTTTATCAAATAAATACTCCCAATTTTTAAGTAGATATAGTCGACGATTACCTTATATTTTCTAAGAATAACATGGTGACAATGAATAGTATATCCTATACTCTTGCAATCCGATAATAAATTAATACTAtatagtttatttttttttagaataaaattgaTACTGTATATCAACCAAGGTTAAAATGGAGGGAAGCTCAGAAAATCTTTTTTAAACTAAAAGGGAGGTCTCTTTACTTGTAGTCAGTGTAGAGGGGAGGTCAGTGTAGTTAGTCATTTGATTTAAAGTGAATAATTTAGCATTTGTTTTCCCTTCCAACCATATATAAAAGTTGTTTTTAAGGAAATCATTTGCTTTCCTACCCCTACGAACCAAACGATCATTGACAATAATTATCATTCCATTTTTTGTTTTCAATAATTGGGCAGAAGACGTCCAACTAGGTATTTTATTTGGGTGGATCACAACCCGAAATCTTTTGGACTTGCTAAAAAAGCCATCCACGTTGGCATGGGCTTGCTCTCTTTCCATAAACGAGGATCCTACCCCAAGAAAACCAGGATCTTAAATTATCAATTTCGATTTCGAGTCTcgcatgttttctttttcttttctttttcgtttgtTTATCAATTACGCAAATAACTTGTAAGGTTAAAGTTTGTCGTGAATGTTCAACAATGGGTTTTATTTTTCCAGCATATGTTTAGATGATGTCTAAGATATTTGTTATCCTAGGAACAATATGTAACGCGATTGTACTATCATGTTGATACTAATGTACTTGGAAACACCATAACGAACAATTTGGTGATTAGTTCAATAAATTTTGTCATACCTAATTATTGTCagttaaaataatataaaaccgTGACGCCTGTGGGTTTCAATAAGTAACTACAGTTTGATTGGCTTAACTACATAATAAATTGCCAAAAATTTGTGCGTTTAGATTGTTACTTTCACTTACATTACGGCAAATTGATATTAATAGAGTGATGGTGGAGGCAAACATTCGTTCCAGAGAGATAGAGGGGGAAACAGAACATGACTTTGCCATATCATCATCCAGGTCTTCGATGGAAAATAATTATCTGtaccaaatcaaataattaatCACAACAATTACAAAATATAATTGGAATGCAAGGCACTTAACCATAATGACACGGCAAAATTATTTGTTTCTCATTAAATTCGTGCAAGTAAGTTTTTTCCTTTTCACGCGGATGATTTGCTAATAAAAAATGTCACGGTTAAGTTCTTTTTAACCTttgacaaagaaaagaaaaggttttTTTAAACCCTGTTAGACCTAACCCAGCACTCATCTCACAGGTCACTATCGTAAAGCTCTTTTTAAggacatgtttggccatagattttgtcaaaataaatttggattttatttgacaaacacatgtttggccgtACATTTTGGCAAAATTCCAAGTCCCAAATTTGAGCTGGTTATGGGCCAAAATATTTACAAACACTAATAATATAGTACATGTTTTTCCAAAACAAAATtttgggaaatatgttttgaaaactgatgtccaaacacattttatcttcaaaccaaatttcatccaaatcaaaattttcaaaataaatttggaaattcatGCCAAACACTAGCTAAATAGTTTCTCTCTCAATAATTCACCCAACTTGCTAAATTTTGGGTGGTTATATACCCGAATCGATCTATTAGGAGAGATATAATTATAATATGATATCTGAAAGCCAGAGCAAGAGAGCATAGTCTTGTCTTAACCAACAGGCTAAAGCTTTATAGGCTTACACTTATTAACCACaaaatttatgacttgtgtcatGCAAGGGGATCTCGAAGTGGGGCAAGTTGGTTGCATCATTTTGATTGGAAGGATTAGAGAACTAATTATGCAAAAGGACATGTGCCCCTTCATCATTTGTTGGACccatataattattttattttattttaagaaatagtAGATCGCCGACCCATTATCAATCATTACAATCCATTAACATAACAAATGAGCAACTTTTTTATCAATTAAACAATAATGATCTTAATAGTGGTTCCCCAAAAATGAAAGACATAAGAATGATGCATAACGCTACTAGTTTTACATATTCAtgtcaaaatatatattttcagtaCTGTACTACACAGAATTAATACTCCCTTAACTGCAAACAGACAAAAGGCCAACTGGTGAGAGCTTCTTTACATAGCAGTGGCATTTATTCTTAAAGTAACTTGTTTAAATCCACAAACTGCTACTTAAATGAGTGAAAATAGTCACTACAATAACAATTTAAGTGGCTATATGAGATATCTGGCCAAGTTTAACGAGGAAGAGTTCAATACATAATAGTAATATATAAGAAACAAGAACGCTTACCATTTACGGACAAATCCTGGTGGGGACTTGGCGGCCCCTGATC
The nucleotide sequence above comes from Nicotiana tabacum cultivar K326 chromosome 12, ASM71507v2, whole genome shotgun sequence. Encoded proteins:
- the LOC107773270 gene encoding protein RGF1 INDUCIBLE TRANSCRIPTION FACTOR 1-like; protein product: MRNDDFGPPWLKPLLKSNYFHTCPVHEDSNKSECNMYCLDCMGTALCSYCLGNHKDHRLVQIRRSSYHNVVRVNEIQRYIDISCIQTYIINSAKIVFLNERPQPRPGKGVTNTCEICGRSLLDSFRFCSLGCKLNGIKRGDEELTFTAKVKPNQGFESDESSTPKKRQRRVFGFRHLNIEGHIAYSDPLETDKSFGSNSGDEEAFHIYNMSPDTPPIYNHRNSSRRKGIPHRAPF